From the genome of Gavia stellata isolate bGavSte3 chromosome 3, bGavSte3.hap2, whole genome shotgun sequence, one region includes:
- the OTUD6B gene encoding deubiquitinase OTUD6B isoform X2, giving the protein MEGSGDEEPGADGPLQQLVKRQRKEKRELQAKIQGMKNTVPKNDKKRRKQLADEVAKLEAELEQKHKEELKQLKEASPEQNKTDSIADGVANLELEGVEQQIQHPRISKAQKRREKKAALEKEREERIAEAEIENLTGARHLESQKLASLLAARHLEIKQIPSDGHCMYRAIEDQLKDRQNSWTVATLRNQTAKYMQSHFDDFLPFLTNSSTGEMYSREEFEKYCDDIANTAAWGGQLELRALSHILQTPIEVVQMDSPPIIVGEEYSGKPVILVYMRHAYGLGEHYNSVKLLTDTATENGS; this is encoded by the exons ATGGAGGGCTCCGGGGACGAGGAGCCGGGGGCCGACGGGCcgctgcagcagctggtgaaGCGGCAGCGCAAGGAGAAGCGGGAGCTCCAGG CAAAAATTCAAGGCATGAAAAACACTGTTCCCAAGAATGATAAAAAGAGACGAAAACAGCTGGCTGATGAAGTTGCCAAACTAGAGGCAGAACTTGAACAGAAGCACAAGGAGGAAttaaagcagctgaaggaagctTCACCTGAGCAGAATAAG acaGATTCTATAGCTGATGGGGTTGCAAATTTAGAGCTTGAAGGAGTAGAGCAACAGATCCAGCATCCTCGAATATCAAAAGCACAGAAGAGGCGG gaaaaaaaagctgccttggagaaagaaagagaagaaaggataGCTGAAGCTGAGATAGAAAATTTAACGGGTGCTAGACATCTTGAAAGTCAGAAACTTGCCTCCCTGCTGGCAGCAAGGCACTTAGAGATTAAACAGATCCCTTCAGATGGCCATTGCATGTACAGAGCTATTGAAGATCAGCTGAAGGATCGCCAAAATTCCTGGACTGTTGCAACTCTGAGGAACCAAACAGCAAAGTATATGCAAAGTCACTTTGATGACTTCCTGCCATTTCTTACAAACTCTAGTACTGGAGAAATGTATAGCAGAG aggaatttgaaaaatattgtgaTGATATAGCAAATACAGCTGCATGGGGTGGTCAGCTGGAA CTAAGAGCTTTGTCGCACATTTTGCAAACACCTATTGAAGTAGTGCAAATGGATTCCCCTCCCATTATTGTTGGCGAAGAATATTCAGGCAAACCAGTAATACTTGT gtataTGAGGCATGCCTATGGATTAGGAGAACATTACAATTCTGTAAAACTTCTAACAGACACTGCTACAGAAAATGGCAGCTAG
- the OTUD6B gene encoding deubiquitinase OTUD6B isoform X4: MEGSGDEEPGADGPLQQLVKRQRKEKRELQAKIQGMKNTVPKNDKKRRKQLADEVAKLEAELEQKHKEELKQLKEASPEQNKEKKAALEKEREERIAEAEIENLTGARHLESQKLASLLAARHLEIKQIPSDGHCMYRAIEDQLKDRQNSWTVATLRNQTAKYMQSHFDDFLPFLTNSSTGEMYSREEFEKYCDDIANTAAWGGQLELRALSHILQTPIEVVQMDSPPIIVGEEYSGKPVILVYMRHAYGLGEHYNSVKLLTDTATENGS, translated from the exons ATGGAGGGCTCCGGGGACGAGGAGCCGGGGGCCGACGGGCcgctgcagcagctggtgaaGCGGCAGCGCAAGGAGAAGCGGGAGCTCCAGG CAAAAATTCAAGGCATGAAAAACACTGTTCCCAAGAATGATAAAAAGAGACGAAAACAGCTGGCTGATGAAGTTGCCAAACTAGAGGCAGAACTTGAACAGAAGCACAAGGAGGAAttaaagcagctgaaggaagctTCACCTGAGCAGAATAAG gaaaaaaaagctgccttggagaaagaaagagaagaaaggataGCTGAAGCTGAGATAGAAAATTTAACGGGTGCTAGACATCTTGAAAGTCAGAAACTTGCCTCCCTGCTGGCAGCAAGGCACTTAGAGATTAAACAGATCCCTTCAGATGGCCATTGCATGTACAGAGCTATTGAAGATCAGCTGAAGGATCGCCAAAATTCCTGGACTGTTGCAACTCTGAGGAACCAAACAGCAAAGTATATGCAAAGTCACTTTGATGACTTCCTGCCATTTCTTACAAACTCTAGTACTGGAGAAATGTATAGCAGAG aggaatttgaaaaatattgtgaTGATATAGCAAATACAGCTGCATGGGGTGGTCAGCTGGAA CTAAGAGCTTTGTCGCACATTTTGCAAACACCTATTGAAGTAGTGCAAATGGATTCCCCTCCCATTATTGTTGGCGAAGAATATTCAGGCAAACCAGTAATACTTGT gtataTGAGGCATGCCTATGGATTAGGAGAACATTACAATTCTGTAAAACTTCTAACAGACACTGCTACAGAAAATGGCAGCTAG
- the OTUD6B gene encoding deubiquitinase OTUD6B isoform X3 produces MEGSGDEEPGADGPLQQLVKRQRKEKRELQAKIQGMKNTVPKNDKKRRKQLADEVAKLEAELEQKHKEELKQLKEASPEQNKVDSIADGVANLELEGVEQQIQHPRISKAQKRREKKAALEKEREERIAEAEIENLTGARHLESQKLASLLAARHLEIKQIPSDGHCMYRAIEDQLKDRQNSWTVATLRNQTAKYMQSHFDDFLPFLTNSSTGEMYSREEFEKYCDDIANTAAWGGQLELRALSHILQTPIEVVQMDSPPIIVGEEYSGKPVILVYMRHAYGLGEHYNSVKLLTDTATENGS; encoded by the exons ATGGAGGGCTCCGGGGACGAGGAGCCGGGGGCCGACGGGCcgctgcagcagctggtgaaGCGGCAGCGCAAGGAGAAGCGGGAGCTCCAGG CAAAAATTCAAGGCATGAAAAACACTGTTCCCAAGAATGATAAAAAGAGACGAAAACAGCTGGCTGATGAAGTTGCCAAACTAGAGGCAGAACTTGAACAGAAGCACAAGGAGGAAttaaagcagctgaaggaagctTCACCTGAGCAGAATAAGGTAG ATTCTATAGCTGATGGGGTTGCAAATTTAGAGCTTGAAGGAGTAGAGCAACAGATCCAGCATCCTCGAATATCAAAAGCACAGAAGAGGCGG gaaaaaaaagctgccttggagaaagaaagagaagaaaggataGCTGAAGCTGAGATAGAAAATTTAACGGGTGCTAGACATCTTGAAAGTCAGAAACTTGCCTCCCTGCTGGCAGCAAGGCACTTAGAGATTAAACAGATCCCTTCAGATGGCCATTGCATGTACAGAGCTATTGAAGATCAGCTGAAGGATCGCCAAAATTCCTGGACTGTTGCAACTCTGAGGAACCAAACAGCAAAGTATATGCAAAGTCACTTTGATGACTTCCTGCCATTTCTTACAAACTCTAGTACTGGAGAAATGTATAGCAGAG aggaatttgaaaaatattgtgaTGATATAGCAAATACAGCTGCATGGGGTGGTCAGCTGGAA CTAAGAGCTTTGTCGCACATTTTGCAAACACCTATTGAAGTAGTGCAAATGGATTCCCCTCCCATTATTGTTGGCGAAGAATATTCAGGCAAACCAGTAATACTTGT gtataTGAGGCATGCCTATGGATTAGGAGAACATTACAATTCTGTAAAACTTCTAACAGACACTGCTACAGAAAATGGCAGCTAG
- the OTUD6B gene encoding deubiquitinase OTUD6B isoform X1, with product MEGSGDEEPGADGPLQQLVKRQRKEKRELQAKIQGMKNTVPKNDKKRRKQLADEVAKLEAELEQKHKEELKQLKEASPEQNKVGALTLAEVIQLLCKQCSYFSTDSIADGVANLELEGVEQQIQHPRISKAQKRREKKAALEKEREERIAEAEIENLTGARHLESQKLASLLAARHLEIKQIPSDGHCMYRAIEDQLKDRQNSWTVATLRNQTAKYMQSHFDDFLPFLTNSSTGEMYSREEFEKYCDDIANTAAWGGQLELRALSHILQTPIEVVQMDSPPIIVGEEYSGKPVILVYMRHAYGLGEHYNSVKLLTDTATENGS from the exons ATGGAGGGCTCCGGGGACGAGGAGCCGGGGGCCGACGGGCcgctgcagcagctggtgaaGCGGCAGCGCAAGGAGAAGCGGGAGCTCCAGG CAAAAATTCAAGGCATGAAAAACACTGTTCCCAAGAATGATAAAAAGAGACGAAAACAGCTGGCTGATGAAGTTGCCAAACTAGAGGCAGAACTTGAACAGAAGCACAAGGAGGAAttaaagcagctgaaggaagctTCACCTGAGCAGAATAAGGTAGGTGCCTTAACTTTAGCTGAAGTT ATTCAGCTGTTATG TAAGCAGTGTTCATACTTCAGT acaGATTCTATAGCTGATGGGGTTGCAAATTTAGAGCTTGAAGGAGTAGAGCAACAGATCCAGCATCCTCGAATATCAAAAGCACAGAAGAGGCGG gaaaaaaaagctgccttggagaaagaaagagaagaaaggataGCTGAAGCTGAGATAGAAAATTTAACGGGTGCTAGACATCTTGAAAGTCAGAAACTTGCCTCCCTGCTGGCAGCAAGGCACTTAGAGATTAAACAGATCCCTTCAGATGGCCATTGCATGTACAGAGCTATTGAAGATCAGCTGAAGGATCGCCAAAATTCCTGGACTGTTGCAACTCTGAGGAACCAAACAGCAAAGTATATGCAAAGTCACTTTGATGACTTCCTGCCATTTCTTACAAACTCTAGTACTGGAGAAATGTATAGCAGAG aggaatttgaaaaatattgtgaTGATATAGCAAATACAGCTGCATGGGGTGGTCAGCTGGAA CTAAGAGCTTTGTCGCACATTTTGCAAACACCTATTGAAGTAGTGCAAATGGATTCCCCTCCCATTATTGTTGGCGAAGAATATTCAGGCAAACCAGTAATACTTGT gtataTGAGGCATGCCTATGGATTAGGAGAACATTACAATTCTGTAAAACTTCTAACAGACACTGCTACAGAAAATGGCAGCTAG